The proteins below come from a single Procambarus clarkii isolate CNS0578487 chromosome 44, FALCON_Pclarkii_2.0, whole genome shotgun sequence genomic window:
- the LOC138350207 gene encoding transcription elongation factor A protein-like 5: MSESKGGEGREGKEGTGDKEGTGDKEGKGDKEGKGDKEGKGDKEGKGDKEGKGDKEGKGDKEGKGDKEGKGDKEGKGDKEGKGDKEGKGDKEGKGDKEGKGDKEDQEGSKETPYREPGGPSSPECKGAAEVAVQVSWSKTSKRLRN; the protein is encoded by the exons ATGTCGGAGTCGAAAG gaggggaggggcgagAAGGGAAGGAGGGCACAGGAGACAAGGAGGGCACAGGAGACAAGGAGGGCAAAGGAGACAAGGAGGGCAAAGGAGACAAGGAGGGCAAAGGAGACAAGGAGGGCAAAGGAGACAAGGAGGGCAAAGGAGACAAGGAGGGCAAAGGAGACAAGGAGGGCAAAGGAGACAAGGAGGGCAAAGGAGACAAGGAGGGCAAAGGAGACAAGGAGGGCAAAGGTGACAAGGAGGGCAAAGGAGACAAGGAGGGCAAAGGAGACAAGGAGGGCAAAGGAGACAAGGAAGACCAGGAAGGAAGTAAGGAAACACcatacagagaaccaggaggaccCTCAAGCCCAGAATGCAAAGGAGCTGCTGAGGTGGCGGTGCAGGTGTCGTGGTCCAAGACCTCGAAACGGTTGCGAAactga